agtttcaaaatatttttttgtgttATATACTACGTTACTTCTGGATGTTTTCCATATTGGTAGCTTTATCATTGATTGTTACACATTCTTCATTTACGCTTAAACGAACGTTTAAATTGTCACTGGTATTATGATCTAAAATTGAAGGTTATCAGCCTTATTGATCATCTTAGTAAATATTATTCAGTAAATCTGaccaattaataattattagacCTAATGTAAGAGGATTATAGTTAAACTAGGTGCGTTGGAAACTAATATATGATAATACTGCAACATGAACAACACACACTCCGTtgaagagagagaaagagagagagaaagaagaCGATATTTCAGAAGAGATTTTTGTGTCTCATGAATAAACGTTAAATACTGatacaaaataacaaatattataCAGATTTGGATTATGTGGCTAAAAGTCAACATTAACATCACTACAAAAAATAATGATAGGAGTGAACATCACAGTAAATGATGATTTCGATCAACCATAACAACAAGATATAtttggtttttttatttttgtgctTTGGTTACTTTATTAACCGTCATTAAACTGTAATACATCTTTTAACGACGTCCTGTTCCAAAAATATAACTTCAGAAAAGTCTCTAGTTTTTTCCAGTTTTAAAAACTTATAATAAACGACACAGTGTTACGTCTGTTGGTTATTGAATAAATTGTGGTTGCCATGTAGAAGTTATGTTTTCTTTGTAGGACCTTCACTATCACGTTtccatcaatcaatcatcactACTTAGAAATAACTCATGTTTAGTTAACTGGAGGTTCTCATTTATGTGTATTTGTTATTCATATCAGGTGTGATTCAAATAACATTTAGTAAAAACGGAGTACTCAATACAAGTTTCGACGTGTTCTGCAATGCATCAACAGTTGAAATTTGAAACCACGATCACCTAGTCATAGTAAAATGTACATGGATGTGTGAACGGATATCTAATTAGGGCACGAAGTTCACCcagttattattttatgtaacGATTAAACCGTTTTTGGCAACTTTCATGCATTTACGTTTCTCTATTGTTccaaaatagtaataatcaataaacaaaacttAGTGAGCAAGTAAATGTTCCTATACAATGCTTTGACCTAAGGTTCTTCTGGCTTTATCATCATTTTTCTGTCTTGATCTTGTTTTATCGAAAGTTTACCGTCGGGAATCTGAGTGATAGGGGAAGTTCTTTTTCAcaccaaaatatatatttatcaaactGGAGGTTACTGAACACATTTAGTTAATCGACAGAATTATTTCAAACGTTATGTATTTTGCTTTGTGAAGATTATAACTTATTGATGATATGGCCAGTTGGCGAACACTTCACTTCATAAATCAATGTTTTGATAACTGGATCGTACAATTAATCTCCATATTACACATATTATCTGCATTATGTATGTTGTCATCACATTCAAAAAATATGGTTGAAATATAAAACAGTATTTGGAGCatgaagtttattttaaaattgcCAGATAAGAATGCATGGGTTTTGGATAAATTCTAGCAGTTTTGATAATCTGACTAGTGATAATATGATAGGATTTCAAAGTTCTGCTCATGTTATATTAATTATGATATTGGTCAAGTAAAATCATCATACGTTGAAGTAAAAGAGTATTCAACTTGGCAGCTTAGCATATATTGATGTAGTCACTGACTTTGAGAGGTAATAAACagatagtaattttaatttcgAGGTTAGGATGTGATCAAATTACCGACAGAAAGCGAAACACCTATCAACAAATGGCTTCTTGGTTAGAGAGTTCGGCTTTCAGACATtgagtcctgggttcgaacctcagTCCACCTATTTCGGCTTGGGAGACTGTGTAATATCCCCAGGCCTTATAGTTACAGTGTGGCTCATATTCAATCACCTTGTGAATGAGTTAACTATGTAATTATTAATCTTTATATTACCAATATTCTAACTGGAATTCATATATCATTTCCATTCCATGTCATTCCTTCCCAGTAGTCTTTATTCTTattcgttttcttttttcaatacAGATTATCCTGTTTACTACTGATATGCCAAGATTTAAAGCAACTCCCCAACAGTTTAATCTAAATAGTAAAAAGGAATCCTCGAACGATGAAGACAACATTGATGATATTGTAGATGATTTGAGTTCTAATGATGCTGATAGTCATAGCAGTAATAATCATGACGATAGCAgtgatgatcatgatgatgacAGTCTACAagaagataatgatgatgaagcGCTTGAATATGACACCAACCATAGTATTATGAAAAGATCTCCAGATACTGATGAGAATAGTCCGAAACAGAAACAAAGGAAAACTTGTCAAAATTCAGACGAACCGATTCCAGTCACCACGGAATGTTTGAATACCTTACAAACAGCGGCTTTTCTTGCACAGGCAGCTGCTGTGGCCACTGTTGCTGCACTCTCTTCTGGACAGTTGATACCAATTTTTCCTTCTGAAACACCACCGATAGCTCCTCTTGGTTTATCTTTACCAACAATACCTAATGAAAATTTCACTGAAACAACAACAGCGACCATAAAATCAACAGAAGAATCAAATGCCTCAATGTCGAATCGAAATAATGTTAATTTGTCACCTACTGCTAAACAACAAAATCCTAATGCAGCAATGTGGGGTCCATCCTCGAATAACAGTGATGCCGATAATGATGAAGGTGCTGACGAAGATGATGATGCGACTGATAAAAATTTGCATCAATGCAAATCACGGGAACGTGAAAAACAGTTTATCAATTGTCCAGTATGCTGTAAAACAATGAGACGCGGTTCTTTGCGTGAACATATGGATCGTCATGCAAATAGTGGCAAATTTAAATGTGATGCATGTGAGAAAACATTTAGTCGTGCCAGTGCTCGTGAAAAACATATACGTACACATACTGGTGAACGTCCTTACAAGTGTGAATTATGCTCAAAAGCTTATAGACAAAAAGTTCATTTAAATGAACACCTTCGTTCACATACTGGTGTTCGACcttatttatgtaaattatgCGGTTTTTGTTTAGCTTCTAAATCGCTACTAAATCGACATTTGCGTACGcatggaattaaaaaaaatCTTGATAATGATACTGATGTTTGGATGAAAATTGATGCACCTAAAGAAGAAGTTTTAAATATTGCCGCTGAAGTTGGTCGTGTATTATCACAAAGACAAAATGAAAGTTTGGATAATGACAACCATACtactaatattgataataacagTAGCAATATGcaatcatttaaaattgaaCAAACTCTAAGTAATTCATTCAACAGCGACTGTATCTTACAGTTAACACCTAGAGGGTCAGTGACATTTGGTCGcaaatatttatgtaatctgTGTCCAGCTGGTTTTCCTACAGTACAAGCCCTAAGAAGTCATCGTATGACTACACATAATGTTGTTACACCACACAAATGTCCACAGTGTAGTGAATCATTTAGTTCGCTGAAATTAATGGAAGGACATTTGAGAAAACTTCATCCACAGGTAACATATTATCATTTTGATGACTGATactttgtattgaaaattaaattttcacttATATAATTGTAGGTCACTGTCTCATGCTTATTGAGACTAATATGTAATCTTTAGTTTCTCATTTCTTACCCATTCAATCAAGGTATTGAAGTGATCATACTACAATTTTGTTTTATACCCTATGTCAACCACGAGTTTTATGTAAATTGCAGATAATTCTCGTGCCAATAAACTTAAAATTTGAATTCATAGTCTCGCAAAGGTCACTCCAGTCACAGAACATCCTATGCATTAAACTACAATTTCGCACCTTATCATTCTTTTGTTATACCACATATCATATTCAAAAGATTTTGGTCACAACtgaaatacttctaattatctgCATATCAGTCTATTTGACAGTTATCATAAGTCTTTGTAGTTAACTAAGTGCTTGATTTATGTGTAAAACATTTTTAGTGTATAGTACTAAGTTAAAAAAAGGTTGACCAGTTTTTTTATTGAAGCGTTTGCAATCTATGTTACTCTCATACATACTTAACTCAATTCTTTATGCTGGTTTTCATAGAAGCTAGTTCAAATGGGACTAAATATGACTAAACCA
This genomic stretch from Schistosoma haematobium chromosome 5, whole genome shotgun sequence harbors:
- a CDS encoding hypothetical protein (EggNog:ENOG410V4DW~COG:K) produces the protein MPRFKATPQQFNLNSKKESSNDEDNIDDIVDDLSSNDADSHSSNNHDDSSDDHDDDSLQEDNDDEALEYDTNHSIMKRSPDTDENSPKQKQRKTCQNSDEPIPVTTECLNTLQTAAFLAQAAAVATVAALSSGQLIPIFPSETPPIAPLGLSLPTIPNENFTETTTATIKSTEESNASMSNRNNVNLSPTAKQQNPNAAMWGPSSNNSDADNDEGADEDDDATDKNLHQCKSREREKQFINCPVCCKTMRRGSLREHMDRHANSGKFKCDACEKTFSRASAREKHIRTHTGERPYKCELCSKAYRQKVHLNEHLRSHTGVRPYLCKLCGFCLASKSLLNRHLRTHGIKKNLDNDTDVWMKIDAPKEEVLNIAAEVGRVLSQRQNESLDNDNHTTNIDNNSSNMQSFKIEQTLSNSFNSDCILQLTPRGSVTFGRKYLCNLCPAGFPTVQALRSHRMTTHNVVTPHKCPQCSESFSSLKLMEGHLRKLHPQVCPICSKQMPERRKWMVEAHIREAHPEAVADHVGSSSQSKNHKKIKSKENAISATTTTTTTTATSINDTALEKHTNNCVSLELRKWKDFRPDKVHSSTDDDDDDEDDENDIEGDDEEDEERESHFDQESFKDSNNDCNLNVLNENTSVYSIDHEQLEEENSLFLQMNDNDEKTDFIVGTNDINQLELGSRNGTER
- a CDS encoding hypothetical protein (EggNog:ENOG410V4DW~COG:K), whose translation is MHWSHVVEPPDMDKFRVLIILFTTDMPRFKATPQQFNLNSKKESSNDEDNIDDIVDDLSSNDADSHSSNNHDDSSDDHDDDSLQEDNDDEALEYDTNHSIMKRSPDTDENSPKQKQRKTCQNSDEPIPVTTECLNTLQTAAFLAQAAAVATVAALSSGQLIPIFPSETPPIAPLGLSLPTIPNENFTETTTATIKSTEESNASMSNRNNVNLSPTAKQQNPNAAMWGPSSNNSDADNDEGADEDDDATDKNLHQCKSREREKQFINCPVCCKTMRRGSLREHMDRHANSGKFKCDACEKTFSRASAREKHIRTHTGERPYKCELCSKAYRQKVHLNEHLRSHTGVRPYLCKLCGFCLASKSLLNRHLRTHGIKKNLDNDTDVWMKIDAPKEEVLNIAAEVGRVLSQRQNESLDNDNHTTNIDNNSSNMQSFKIEQTLSNSFNSDCILQLTPRGSVTFGRKYLCNLCPAGFPTVQALRSHRMTTHNVVTPHKCPQCSESFSSLKLMEGHLRKLHPQVCPICSKQMPERRKWMVEAHIREAHPEAVADHVGSSSQSKNHKKIKSKENAISATTTTTTTTATSINDTALEKHTNNCVSLELRKWKDFRPDKVHSSTDDDDDDEDDENDIEGDDEEDEERESHFDQESFKDSNNDCNLNVLNENTSVYSIDHEQLEEENSLFLQMNDNDEKTDFIVGTNDINQLELGSRNGTER